In Zobellia roscoffensis, the following are encoded in one genomic region:
- a CDS encoding SusC/RagA family TonB-linked outer membrane protein, whose translation MKIRNIFLSMCFFFFQLALFAQDGITVSGNISDANGEPLPGASIVVKGTTSGTQTDFDGNYTLNGVDEDGIVVVSYIGFTSQEISVKGQTNINVSLSEDAQALDEVVVIGYGQMKSKDLTSAITTVKAEEIAATPTSSPMQALQGKVAGLQVVSNGGPGQGPTIRVRGIGSYDTDASGPLYVVDGMFFDDIDFLNTADITSISVLKDASAAAIYGVRAANGVVLIETKSGAYNQKSEITYDGYSGFQVAQNVLKLANAEQFVTLARESGSAPDNEFIDNAMQRYGRSRINPNVPNVNTDWYDEILRPALIQNHSIGITGGSDNATYAIGANYFGQEGILKMKNEYERFNLRSKIDFKVNDNLTVGGNMVISNATRYDAENSAFRLAYYAVPILPVYDETLAGNESVYPTNYANAQDLGYRGGQNPFPTMDNSELRSKIRNVLANFYAQVHIIPEKLTFKTAYNHNFETIERREVRLPYFIGNGFQRENAELVKRNDTYSNQIWDNTLTYTESFGKHNLTVLGGSSFRDESFERLEAKGLNFPLSGEEAYYLDQAQTIVQDDVKDDGRREYGLSFFGRVSYNYDNRYLLYGTYRADGTNKYQEKWGYFPTIGAGWVLSEENFMENNGVFDFLKFRGSWGKLGNDKVPGSEGAITSTVVTTSFGDTMVSGVNTSSNFTALKWEVTEEVNVGLSARSLNNRLSLEADYYIRDTKDAVIPIEVPLIPDATRQNVGEIRNQGLELALNWNDQVSDDFSYSLGANFSTLKNEVLDTDRQLNIDTGSAEFRQRTRVGDPVFSFFGLEVDGVYQNEAQIAADPAAQVEIANGRAIVPGDLKFRDQDGVDGITADDRVMLGNYLPTYSFGFNMSFNYKAWDFSAAALGQGGNKILNRKRGEVIFTNDTNWDRDFALNRWHGEGTSNSYPSSAGIRKGWNQQLSDFFIEDGDFFRIQNITLGYTINKDGKIKGLPKTRVYVTAEKPLSVFDYNGFNPEVPNGVDNDTYPIPAIYTIGVNIKI comes from the coding sequence ATGAAAATAAGAAACATTTTTTTATCGATGTGCTTCTTTTTCTTTCAGTTAGCATTGTTTGCTCAGGACGGTATTACCGTTTCAGGTAATATTAGTGATGCTAATGGAGAACCGTTACCGGGAGCAAGTATCGTAGTTAAGGGTACCACATCAGGAACACAAACCGATTTTGACGGAAACTACACCTTAAACGGAGTGGATGAAGATGGAATAGTAGTAGTAAGCTATATCGGTTTTACTTCACAAGAAATTTCAGTGAAAGGGCAGACCAATATTAACGTATCATTATCTGAGGATGCTCAAGCCTTAGATGAAGTAGTGGTTATTGGTTATGGTCAAATGAAATCTAAAGATCTTACTTCTGCAATTACGACGGTCAAGGCCGAAGAGATTGCGGCAACACCAACAAGTTCTCCTATGCAAGCACTACAAGGTAAGGTTGCCGGTTTGCAGGTTGTAAGTAATGGTGGTCCTGGACAAGGCCCAACGATCCGTGTACGTGGTATTGGATCTTATGATACGGATGCATCTGGTCCACTTTACGTGGTGGATGGAATGTTCTTTGATGACATAGATTTCTTGAATACGGCAGATATAACTTCTATATCTGTTTTAAAGGATGCCTCTGCTGCAGCAATTTACGGAGTACGTGCTGCAAACGGAGTAGTGCTAATTGAAACTAAATCTGGTGCTTACAATCAGAAATCGGAAATTACGTATGATGGGTATTCCGGTTTTCAGGTCGCACAGAATGTGTTGAAATTAGCTAATGCTGAGCAATTTGTGACCTTGGCAAGAGAATCAGGGTCTGCACCCGATAATGAATTTATTGATAACGCTATGCAGCGTTACGGGCGTAGCCGAATTAACCCGAATGTACCTAACGTAAACACGGATTGGTATGACGAAATTTTGAGACCCGCTTTGATTCAAAACCATAGTATAGGCATTACCGGTGGTAGCGATAATGCTACCTATGCAATTGGCGCCAATTATTTTGGACAAGAGGGTATTCTTAAAATGAAGAATGAATACGAGCGCTTCAACCTCCGTAGTAAAATTGATTTTAAGGTAAATGATAATTTAACGGTTGGAGGAAATATGGTAATTAGTAACGCTACCCGTTATGATGCAGAGAACTCTGCTTTCAGATTGGCATATTATGCAGTTCCTATTCTTCCAGTGTATGATGAAACACTTGCTGGTAACGAGAGTGTTTACCCAACCAATTATGCGAATGCCCAAGATTTAGGATATCGTGGCGGTCAGAATCCGTTCCCTACGATGGATAATAGTGAACTTCGTTCTAAAATAAGAAACGTTTTGGCCAATTTTTATGCGCAGGTACACATCATTCCTGAGAAGTTGACCTTCAAAACGGCTTACAATCACAACTTTGAAACCATAGAACGTAGAGAGGTTAGATTGCCCTATTTTATAGGTAACGGCTTTCAGCGTGAAAATGCAGAATTGGTAAAGAGAAACGATACCTATTCAAACCAAATTTGGGACAACACCTTAACCTATACAGAATCTTTTGGCAAACATAACCTTACGGTGCTTGGAGGTTCATCTTTTAGAGACGAATCTTTTGAGCGCCTTGAGGCAAAAGGTCTAAACTTTCCGTTATCTGGGGAAGAGGCCTATTATTTGGATCAGGCACAGACTATTGTACAAGATGATGTAAAAGATGATGGTCGTCGTGAATATGGTCTATCGTTCTTCGGTAGGGTTTCTTATAATTATGATAATAGGTATCTGCTTTACGGAACGTACCGTGCAGATGGAACGAACAAGTATCAAGAAAAATGGGGCTATTTCCCAACCATAGGTGCAGGATGGGTTCTCTCCGAAGAGAATTTTATGGAAAACAACGGAGTGTTTGACTTTCTTAAATTCCGTGGTAGTTGGGGTAAATTGGGTAACGATAAGGTACCTGGTAGCGAAGGCGCAATAACGTCTACCGTTGTAACTACTTCTTTTGGAGATACCATGGTGAGCGGGGTTAATACCAGTAGCAATTTTACGGCACTAAAATGGGAGGTTACTGAAGAAGTGAACGTTGGTCTTTCGGCACGATCATTAAACAATAGACTTTCTTTGGAAGCGGATTATTATATACGAGATACAAAGGATGCTGTAATTCCAATTGAAGTTCCTTTGATTCCGGATGCAACCCGGCAAAATGTGGGTGAAATTAGAAATCAAGGTCTTGAATTGGCTTTAAACTGGAACGATCAAGTTTCTGATGATTTTAGTTATTCGCTCGGTGCTAATTTTTCTACCCTAAAGAATGAAGTATTGGACACTGACCGTCAATTGAATATAGATACGGGCTCTGCGGAGTTTAGACAACGTACGCGTGTGGGTGACCCGGTATTTTCTTTCTTCGGTCTAGAAGTAGATGGTGTTTATCAAAATGAGGCACAAATAGCAGCAGATCCAGCAGCACAAGTGGAAATAGCTAATGGAAGAGCAATTGTACCCGGAGACTTAAAATTTAGGGACCAGGATGGTGTAGACGGCATAACAGCAGATGACCGTGTGATGTTAGGTAATTACTTGCCAACCTATTCCTTTGGGTTTAATATGAGCTTCAACTATAAAGCTTGGGATTTTTCTGCAGCGGCCTTGGGCCAAGGAGGAAATAAAATTTTAAACCGTAAACGTGGTGAGGTCATTTTTACCAATGATACCAACTGGGACCGTGATTTTGCACTGAACCGTTGGCATGGGGAGGGTACTTCTAACAGTTACCCATCTTCGGCAGGAATTAGAAAGGGATGGAACCAACAATTAAGCGATTTCTTTATTGAAGACGGTGATTTCTTTAGAATTCAAAATATCACATTAGGATATACGATTAACAAAGATGGAAAGATAAAAGGTCTTCCTAAAACTCGGGTGTATGTTACTGCAGAGAAGCCATTGTCTGTTTTTGATTACAATGGTTTTAATCCTGAAGTACCTAATGGTGTTGATAACGATACCTATCCTATTCCGGCTATTTACACAATAGGCGTAAACATTAAAATATAA
- a CDS encoding RagB/SusD family nutrient uptake outer membrane protein — protein MKLFNKISKPSLVLLLVLAVWGCTDKLDEPELNNNFAGGTDFTDASGMLLSTVGAYEAFYSRGWEQPLIMSVRGDDVNSGGLGDQPEFTEMDRFNYSKDHWMVNSLWENTYADVISAHTAMEQIARYQEFGSDAEIALGNQYIAEIQVLRGMMLFQISQVYGDIFIPESSDTELLLEVETLPTKAEVMQHVSDQMDLAIPLLPDARPNERTDLEGGVTKYTALAIKALANQELANYQAVADATGQIIASGKFSLYPDFYELFKTPGKLSDESLLDLQYSDFNQGEGDRFAHLYAPYGPQNWSPAVEGSNSGWGFYEPSFKFIKFMLDRGETVRLETSVLFTERGIAELQTDPAYSDLPSFMTKITRDNDTINDFARGYFSSGKHYLPSNQLIEGRTEYGSNKNNNVIRYAEILLMYAEALTQGASGSAITADQAVNLVRERAGMPALSGVTLDQVVEEKFAELAMEWGKRYYDMIRLQRFDELTYDGRTFTEAKTFLPYPQPQIDQFPVLQN, from the coding sequence ATGAAACTATTTAATAAAATTTCAAAACCTTCCCTTGTGTTGCTTTTGGTTCTAGCCGTTTGGGGATGTACCGATAAGTTAGATGAACCGGAACTGAACAACAATTTCGCAGGAGGTACTGATTTTACGGATGCATCAGGAATGTTACTTTCCACTGTTGGTGCTTACGAAGCTTTTTATTCTAGAGGATGGGAGCAACCGCTCATTATGTCCGTTCGAGGAGATGATGTTAATTCAGGTGGTTTGGGTGATCAGCCAGAATTTACTGAAATGGATAGATTCAATTACAGTAAAGACCATTGGATGGTAAATTCTCTTTGGGAAAACACCTATGCAGATGTTATTTCCGCGCATACTGCTATGGAGCAGATTGCACGTTACCAAGAATTTGGTAGCGATGCTGAAATTGCGTTGGGAAACCAGTATATCGCAGAAATACAGGTGTTAAGAGGTATGATGTTATTTCAAATTTCTCAGGTATACGGAGATATTTTTATTCCAGAGTCTTCGGATACGGAATTGTTGTTAGAAGTGGAAACCCTGCCAACGAAAGCGGAAGTAATGCAGCACGTTTCCGATCAGATGGATTTGGCCATTCCGTTATTACCGGATGCTAGACCTAATGAGAGAACCGATCTAGAAGGCGGCGTCACTAAATATACGGCACTTGCAATTAAAGCATTGGCAAACCAAGAATTGGCAAATTACCAAGCAGTTGCAGATGCCACCGGCCAGATTATCGCTTCGGGGAAGTTTAGCTTGTATCCAGATTTTTATGAGCTTTTTAAAACTCCCGGTAAGTTAAGTGATGAAAGTTTATTGGATTTACAATATTCCGATTTTAACCAAGGCGAAGGAGATCGTTTTGCACACCTATATGCTCCTTATGGTCCACAAAACTGGTCTCCCGCTGTAGAAGGTTCCAATAGTGGTTGGGGCTTTTATGAGCCCAGTTTCAAATTCATCAAGTTTATGCTAGACCGTGGTGAAACCGTACGTTTGGAAACGAGTGTACTTTTCACGGAAAGAGGTATAGCGGAGTTACAGACAGATCCAGCGTATTCCGATTTGCCAAGTTTCATGACCAAAATTACCCGAGACAACGATACCATCAATGATTTTGCAAGGGGTTACTTTTCAAGCGGAAAACATTACCTGCCGTCTAATCAGTTGATTGAAGGGCGTACCGAGTATGGTAGTAATAAAAACAACAACGTTATTCGTTATGCCGAAATCTTGCTAATGTATGCAGAGGCTCTAACACAAGGCGCATCAGGTTCGGCAATAACAGCCGATCAAGCTGTGAACTTAGTTCGCGAGAGAGCGGGAATGCCTGCTTTATCCGGGGTAACTCTAGATCAGGTTGTGGAGGAGAAATTTGCCGAATTGGCCATGGAATGGGGCAAACGCTATTATGATATGATTCGTTTGCAGAGGTTTGATGAGCTTACGTACGATGGTCGTACGTTCACTGAGGCTAAGACCTTCTTGCCTTATCCGCAACCACAGATAGACCAATTTCCGGTGCTTCAGAATTAA
- a CDS encoding LamG-like jellyroll fold domain-containing protein, whose product MKNVKYIVSCLMAATLFYSCDQGIDSLTEVDPGADATAPAITITSPSEGLAVKVNEELATITVKFQAEDDIELGSVEVLLNGTRIGNYNSFKDYRKLIVDDLVYDQLEDGAHQLTVIAKDLDGKSTSEVVNFTKEPAYISKYPGELLYMPFEGGYVDLLSFEEAEQVGTPSISEESLAGDGSYAGSEDSFLTLDPERFKNAELSAIFWIKLNAVPDRAGILAMSPPLSETGGNVLTSGFRFFRENANGKQRYKLNVGTGDANSWFDGGEAAEVDPASEEWVNLAFTISGTEAVVYIDGQIVSQGPLTGIDWTDVNILSIMSGEPNFSGWNHKSDLSLLDELRIFDRAITQEEVKQIIQDDSGIVVSDYPPNFPGEMFYMPFENSYENLFTGLEADIVGTPGFFDDVVAGEAAYVGAEDSYLTVPSNGLTTDEFSATLWYKVNAEPGRAGILVMGPEDTEKEGFPEIQNLRTNGFRFFREGDATRQVFKLNVGNGEADTWFDGGDLAALDPAAAGWVHMAFTISGNSAAVYFNGEVVAQGELTGGIDWSDCDILSIGSGAPRFTEWGHLADESLMDELRLFNKTLSQEEIQEIMNANL is encoded by the coding sequence ATGAAAAATGTAAAATACATAGTATCATGTTTGATGGCAGCTACGCTTTTTTATAGCTGTGATCAAGGTATCGATTCTTTAACCGAAGTTGATCCCGGGGCAGATGCAACGGCACCGGCAATAACAATTACGTCACCTTCAGAAGGTCTAGCGGTAAAAGTAAATGAGGAGCTAGCAACGATTACCGTTAAGTTTCAGGCCGAAGATGATATTGAACTAGGTTCAGTAGAAGTATTGCTGAACGGAACTAGAATAGGCAATTATAACAGTTTTAAAGATTACCGTAAGTTGATTGTTGATGATTTGGTGTATGATCAATTAGAAGATGGGGCGCATCAACTTACGGTTATTGCCAAAGATTTAGATGGGAAATCTACCAGTGAGGTGGTCAATTTTACCAAAGAGCCAGCGTATATTTCTAAATACCCGGGCGAGCTCTTATATATGCCGTTTGAGGGGGGATATGTAGACTTGTTGAGTTTTGAAGAGGCAGAACAAGTAGGTACGCCTTCCATTAGCGAAGAAAGCTTAGCGGGAGATGGTTCTTATGCTGGTTCGGAAGACTCCTTTTTGACACTAGATCCGGAACGATTTAAGAATGCGGAATTGAGTGCCATATTCTGGATAAAATTAAATGCAGTACCAGACCGTGCCGGTATTTTGGCAATGAGTCCACCTCTTAGCGAAACAGGTGGAAATGTATTGACCAGTGGTTTCAGGTTTTTTAGGGAAAATGCAAACGGGAAACAACGCTATAAATTAAATGTAGGTACAGGAGACGCTAACTCTTGGTTTGATGGAGGTGAAGCTGCAGAAGTTGACCCTGCTTCAGAAGAATGGGTGAATCTAGCTTTCACTATTTCTGGTACTGAGGCCGTGGTCTATATAGACGGTCAAATTGTTTCTCAAGGACCTTTAACAGGAATAGACTGGACAGATGTAAACATTCTTTCCATTATGTCCGGTGAACCTAACTTCTCGGGTTGGAACCATAAATCCGATTTAAGTTTACTTGATGAATTGCGAATTTTTGATCGCGCTATTACGCAAGAAGAAGTGAAACAAATCATTCAAGATGATTCGGGCATCGTGGTATCGGATTACCCTCCTAATTTCCCGGGAGAGATGTTTTATATGCCTTTTGAGAATTCGTATGAGAATCTGTTTACTGGTTTGGAGGCAGATATAGTAGGTACACCTGGTTTTTTCGATGATGTTGTTGCTGGTGAAGCTGCTTATGTAGGTGCGGAAGATTCTTATTTGACCGTTCCTTCTAACGGATTGACTACAGATGAGTTTAGTGCCACACTTTGGTATAAAGTGAACGCAGAACCAGGAAGAGCGGGTATTTTGGTCATGGGTCCCGAGGATACAGAAAAAGAAGGGTTCCCAGAAATTCAAAATTTAAGAACAAATGGCTTCCGGTTTTTTAGGGAAGGTGATGCCACACGACAAGTTTTTAAATTGAATGTTGGTAATGGCGAAGCTGATACTTGGTTTGATGGTGGTGATTTAGCCGCTTTAGACCCTGCAGCTGCGGGATGGGTACATATGGCCTTCACCATATCAGGAAATAGTGCTGCAGTTTATTTCAACGGAGAAGTTGTTGCGCAGGGTGAATTAACCGGAGGCATTGATTGGTCAGATTGCGACATCCTATCCATAGGTTCGGGAGCTCCAAGATTTACGGAGTGGGGTCATTTGGCCGATGAGAGCTTAATGGATGAGCTACGCTTGTTCAATAAGACGCTATCTCAAGAAGAAATTCAGGAAATTATGAATGCTAATTTATAG
- a CDS encoding glucoamylase family protein, whose protein sequence is MRVLTIALFTGSLLIGCGGNPSKKEKIDTQQEPEIGKELTDEQLLDSVQKQTFDYFWEGAEPESGLARERIHLDNVYPAHDKDIITTGGSGFGLMAILVGVERGFISREQALERYEKSVLFLEKADRFHGVWPHWLMPDGKMTPFSKMDNGGDLVETAFLVQGLLTVKEYFESGNEREKELANRIQKLWEEVEWDWYTKGENVLYWHWSPEYKWEMNFPVGGYNEALIMYVLAAASPTHSVKKEVYEQGWAKNGEIKNDTTFYGLRTVVNHYEHDRSPVGPMFWAHYSYLGLNPKDLKDQYADYWKLNENHAMIQYRHAVENPHEYKGYGKNLWGFTSSYSMKGYAGHRPDRDLGVISPTAALASMPYTPEQSKDFLRYMYTEQDSLIGKYGPYDAFSLEHKWYVPRYLAIDQGPIPVMIENYRSGLFWQLFMTNSDVQKGLRKLGFTSPSLPNE, encoded by the coding sequence ATGAGAGTATTGACTATAGCCCTTTTTACGGGTTCCCTTTTGATCGGGTGTGGTGGCAATCCATCAAAAAAAGAAAAAATTGACACCCAACAAGAGCCTGAGATAGGTAAGGAATTGACCGATGAGCAATTGTTGGATTCCGTTCAGAAACAGACATTTGACTATTTCTGGGAAGGTGCTGAACCAGAATCTGGTTTGGCTCGTGAGCGTATTCATTTGGATAACGTTTATCCCGCTCATGATAAGGATATTATTACCACAGGTGGTTCAGGTTTTGGCCTCATGGCTATTTTAGTAGGGGTAGAGCGCGGTTTTATTAGCCGTGAACAAGCTTTGGAGCGTTACGAGAAATCGGTCTTATTTTTAGAAAAAGCGGATAGATTTCATGGGGTTTGGCCCCACTGGCTTATGCCTGACGGAAAGATGACGCCTTTCAGTAAGATGGATAATGGAGGGGATTTGGTAGAAACTGCTTTCTTGGTACAGGGCCTGTTGACCGTAAAAGAATATTTTGAGTCGGGTAATGAGCGTGAGAAAGAACTGGCGAACAGAATTCAAAAACTTTGGGAAGAGGTTGAGTGGGACTGGTACACCAAAGGTGAAAATGTACTCTATTGGCATTGGTCGCCTGAATACAAATGGGAGATGAACTTCCCTGTAGGTGGATATAATGAGGCGCTTATTATGTATGTTTTGGCTGCAGCTTCGCCAACACATTCTGTAAAAAAGGAAGTTTACGAACAAGGTTGGGCTAAAAATGGCGAAATTAAAAATGATACTACTTTTTATGGTTTGAGAACAGTAGTAAATCATTATGAGCATGACAGGTCTCCAGTAGGTCCAATGTTTTGGGCGCATTATTCGTATTTGGGCCTAAACCCGAAAGACTTAAAAGACCAATACGCAGATTATTGGAAGTTAAACGAAAACCATGCAATGATTCAGTATCGTCATGCCGTAGAGAATCCGCATGAATACAAAGGGTACGGAAAGAATCTTTGGGGATTTACTTCTAGCTACTCAATGAAAGGGTATGCAGGTCATAGACCTGACCGTGACCTTGGTGTTATATCACCAACAGCCGCACTTGCCTCTATGCCGTATACGCCTGAGCAGAGTAAAGATTTTTTACGGTACATGTATACGGAACAGGACTCTTTAATTGGTAAATATGGTCCCTATGATGCCTTTAGCTTAGAGCACAAATGGTACGTGCCAAGGTATTTGGCAATTGACCAAGGGCCTATTCCTGTAATGATAGAGAATTATAGAAGCGGACTGTTCTGGCAACTTTTTATGACCAATTCAGATGTGCAAAAAGGTTTAAGAAAATTAGGATTCACTTCTCCAAGTTTGCCAAATGAATAA
- a CDS encoding glucoamylase family protein: MNKVVGLFLLVSLCFSCSSDDGENGAIGVSELPEVPEENVPEEEEEEEEELPELSDEELLDLTQKETFKYFYDFAQAESGAARERYHPQDLTNDPNTVTVGGTGFGLMGILVGIERGFISRNEGVERLAKIMSFLEEADRFHGAWPHWLDGQTGKVLPFSEKDNGADLVETSFLTQGLICVKEYLKNGSPEEKELAAQADSLWKGVEWNWFTQDQNTLYWHWSPDFGFDINLELKGYNEVLMTYVMAAASPDFPITKEIYENGWASNGAIANGALAYDIPLVVDHAGNSPKGGPLFWAHYSYLGLDPRNLADAFVNYDEAAVNHAKINLTYCMDNPKNFTDYGEDCWGLTASYSRNADGGIGYNAHSPSNDTGVVSPTAALSSLPYTPEASMKALRYFYKNKDKLLGPAGFYDAFSPQNDFWVADAYLAIDQGPILVMIENHRSELLWRLFMQNEDVNKGLDALGFTY, translated from the coding sequence ATGAATAAAGTTGTTGGTCTCTTTTTATTGGTCTCGCTGTGCTTTTCATGTTCTTCTGATGATGGGGAAAATGGGGCAATCGGGGTTTCCGAGTTGCCTGAAGTTCCTGAGGAAAATGTACCTGAAGAAGAAGAGGAAGAGGAGGAAGAACTTCCGGAGCTCTCGGATGAGGAACTGTTAGACCTGACGCAAAAAGAGACCTTCAAATATTTTTATGATTTCGCGCAAGCGGAATCAGGTGCTGCTCGTGAAAGATATCATCCTCAAGACCTGACCAATGACCCTAATACGGTTACTGTTGGCGGAACAGGTTTTGGGTTAATGGGTATTCTTGTGGGAATTGAAAGAGGATTCATTTCAAGAAACGAAGGTGTGGAAAGACTCGCTAAAATCATGTCGTTTTTAGAGGAAGCAGACCGCTTTCATGGCGCTTGGCCTCATTGGTTAGATGGACAGACAGGTAAGGTGCTTCCGTTTAGTGAAAAAGATAATGGTGCAGATTTAGTCGAAACTTCATTTTTAACACAGGGGTTAATTTGTGTAAAGGAATACTTGAAAAACGGTTCTCCCGAAGAAAAAGAGTTGGCAGCGCAAGCCGATAGTTTATGGAAAGGAGTGGAGTGGAATTGGTTCACCCAAGATCAAAATACTTTGTATTGGCATTGGAGTCCCGATTTTGGTTTCGATATCAATTTAGAATTAAAGGGTTACAACGAAGTTTTGATGACGTACGTTATGGCAGCGGCTTCTCCCGACTTTCCTATCACTAAAGAAATTTATGAAAATGGCTGGGCATCAAATGGCGCTATTGCCAATGGCGCTTTAGCATATGATATTCCTCTGGTTGTAGACCATGCAGGTAATTCTCCCAAAGGCGGGCCATTGTTTTGGGCACACTACTCTTATTTAGGACTAGATCCTCGAAACTTGGCCGACGCTTTTGTGAATTATGATGAAGCGGCCGTAAATCATGCCAAAATCAATTTGACGTATTGCATGGATAACCCAAAAAATTTTACGGATTATGGCGAAGATTGTTGGGGTCTTACTGCTAGTTACAGTAGAAATGCCGATGGCGGTATAGGGTATAATGCGCATAGCCCGTCTAATGACACAGGTGTAGTTTCGCCTACCGCGGCACTAAGTTCTTTGCCGTATACTCCGGAAGCATCGATGAAAGCGTTACGGTATTTTTATAAGAATAAAGATAAACTTTTAGGCCCTGCAGGTTTTTATGATGCTTTTAGTCCGCAAAACGATTTTTGGGTGGCAGATGCATATTTGGCCATAGACCAAGGTCCTATTTTAGTTATGATAGAAAATCATAGGTCAGAATTACTATGGCGACTTTTTATGCAAAATGAAGATGTAAATAAAGGTCTGGATGCCTTAGGGTTTACCTATTAG